The proteins below are encoded in one region of uncultured Eubacteriales bacterium:
- the pyrE gene encoding orotate phosphoribosyltransferase (Evidence 2a : Function of homologous gene experimentally demonstrated in an other organism; PubMedId : 6207018, 6349999, 8620002; Product type e : enzyme) — translation MTYKEEFITFMVRSGVLTFGDFTTKSGRKTPYFINTGNYKTGAQAAKLGDYYAACIQENLPRGVDCLFGPAYKGIPLAVGAASSLYRSYGRDLPYCFNRKEAKDHGEGGSMVGYKPQDGDKVVIVEDVVTAGTAVRETIELFTHVAAVDLCALIVSVDRMERGTGDKTTLDELREEHGIAVYPIVTVREVIAFLHNKSLDGKVYIDDDMKARMEAYLKEYGAR, via the coding sequence ATGACTTATAAAGAGGAATTCATCACCTTCATGGTGCGCTCCGGCGTGCTCACCTTTGGCGACTTTACCACCAAGTCCGGGCGCAAGACCCCCTATTTCATTAACACAGGCAACTATAAGACCGGCGCACAAGCCGCTAAGCTGGGGGACTACTATGCTGCCTGTATTCAGGAGAACCTGCCCCGGGGGGTGGACTGTCTCTTCGGCCCTGCCTACAAGGGTATCCCCCTGGCGGTGGGGGCAGCCTCCTCCCTGTACCGCAGCTATGGCCGGGACCTGCCCTACTGCTTTAACCGCAAGGAGGCCAAGGACCACGGCGAGGGCGGCAGCATGGTGGGCTACAAGCCCCAGGACGGGGACAAGGTGGTCATTGTGGAGGACGTGGTGACCGCGGGCACCGCCGTGCGTGAGACCATCGAGCTCTTCACCCATGTGGCCGCGGTGGATCTGTGCGCTCTTATCGTATCGGTGGACCGCATGGAGCGGGGCACCGGGGACAAGACCACCCTGGACGAGCTGCGGGAGGAACACGGCATTGCCGTCTACCCCATCGTTACCGTCCGGGAGGTTATTGCCTTCCTGCACAATAAAAGCCTGGATGGGAAGGTCTACATTGATGACGATATGAAAGCCCGCATGGAGGCCTACCTCAAGGAGTACGGCGCGCGGTAA
- the radC gene encoding DNA repair protein RadC: MGVHDGHRKRLKAEFLARPETFPDHKLLELLLFYVNPRGDVNPTAHELLDRFGSLAGVMDATPEALTNCPGVGEHAVSLLRVVKELGRRYDAQRANAEDVVGSARDASYIFRPHFYGARSEMVFLLCMDGKGKVLGCPKVGEGNVNAAEIATRQIVEKALNHNAAQVILAHNHVSGLALPSGEDRATTLYLREILRQVGVVLVDHMIFVDDDMVSMRESGYLQE; this comes from the coding sequence ATGGGTGTCCACGACGGACACAGAAAGCGGCTGAAAGCCGAGTTTTTGGCGCGGCCCGAGACCTTTCCCGACCATAAGCTCTTAGAGCTGCTCCTTTTCTACGTCAACCCCCGTGGCGACGTGAATCCCACCGCTCATGAGCTTTTAGACCGTTTCGGCTCCCTTGCAGGGGTCATGGACGCCACGCCCGAGGCCTTGACGAACTGCCCTGGCGTGGGGGAGCACGCCGTCTCCCTCCTCAGGGTGGTCAAGGAGCTGGGCCGCCGGTATGACGCCCAGCGGGCCAACGCGGAGGATGTGGTGGGCTCCGCCCGGGACGCATCTTATATTTTCCGCCCCCACTTCTACGGCGCGCGCAGCGAGATGGTCTTCCTCCTCTGCATGGATGGGAAGGGCAAGGTGCTGGGCTGCCCCAAGGTGGGGGAGGGCAACGTGAACGCTGCCGAGATCGCAACCCGCCAGATTGTGGAAAAGGCCCTCAACCACAACGCAGCTCAGGTCATCCTGGCTCACAACCATGTCTCCGGACTGGCTCTGCCTTCCGGCGAGGATCGGGCTACCACTCTCTACCTCAGAGAAATTCTGCGGCAGGTGGGCGTGGTGCTGGTGGACCATATGATCTTCGTGGACGACGACATGGTCTCCATGCGGGAAAGCGGCTATTTACAAGAATAA
- the uvrB gene encoding excinulease of nucleotide excision repair, DNA damage recognition component (Evidence 2a : Function of homologous gene experimentally demonstrated in an other organism; PubMedId : 10371161, 10631326, 10946234, 11421287, 11689453, 12145219, 2843804, 3008099, 3515321; Product type cp : cell process) has product MPKFEVVSEYQPAGDQPEAIEALARGVELGLSEQTLKGVTGSGKTFTMAKTIERLQRPTLVLAHNKTLAAQLCAEFKEFFPNNAVEYFVSYYDYYQPEAYIPHTDTFIEKDASTNDEIDRLRLSATCALLERRDVIVVSSVSCIYGLGEPEDFAKMMVSLRPGMHMERDYLIKRLVEIRYERNDIAWERNMFRVRGDTVEVWPAYWKDVALRIEFFGDEVERVSEINVVTGAVINVRSHAPIYPATHYITPRDKMVAAIEEIRQELDQRVAYFEEREMLVEAQRIKQRTLYDIEMMQELGYCSGIENYSRVISGRPVGSAPMTLIDYFPKDFVMFIDESHVTTPQVRAMYNGDHARKTTLIDYGFRLPCAFDNRPLKFEEFEQRINQVIYVSATPAEYERTRSGQIVEQVIRPTGLLDPKVEVRPVEGQIDDLIGEINERTARSERVLVTTLTKKMAEDLTAYLKNAGIKIRYMHHDIDTIQRQEIIRDLRLGVFDVLVGINLLREGLDLPEVSLVAILDADKEGFLRSETSLIQTIGRAARNAEGLVIMYADKITPSMRAAMDETERRRKLQDEFNKAHGIVPKTIIKSVRNLIEISQDADGNKEFDFNAKQLTKLQRMEAIAKLEKEMREASKLLEFEYAAILRDKIIKLRGEGYDKH; this is encoded by the coding sequence ATGCCCAAATTTGAAGTTGTATCTGAATATCAGCCCGCCGGCGACCAGCCGGAGGCCATAGAGGCCCTGGCCAGGGGCGTGGAGCTGGGCCTGTCCGAGCAGACCCTGAAGGGCGTCACCGGCTCGGGCAAGACCTTTACCATGGCAAAGACCATCGAACGCCTCCAGCGGCCCACATTGGTGCTTGCCCACAACAAGACCCTGGCCGCCCAGCTCTGCGCCGAGTTCAAGGAGTTCTTTCCCAACAACGCGGTGGAGTACTTCGTCTCCTACTATGATTACTATCAACCGGAGGCCTATATCCCGCACACCGACACTTTCATCGAAAAGGATGCCTCTACCAACGACGAGATCGACCGCCTGCGGCTCTCCGCCACCTGTGCGTTGCTGGAGCGGCGGGACGTGATCGTGGTCTCCTCCGTCTCCTGTATCTACGGCCTGGGTGAGCCGGAGGACTTCGCCAAGATGATGGTCTCCCTTCGGCCCGGGATGCACATGGAGCGGGACTACCTCATCAAGCGTCTGGTGGAGATCCGCTACGAGCGCAACGACATCGCCTGGGAGCGGAATATGTTCCGTGTCCGGGGTGACACGGTAGAGGTCTGGCCCGCCTACTGGAAGGACGTGGCCCTGCGCATCGAGTTTTTTGGCGATGAGGTGGAGCGCGTCTCAGAGATCAACGTGGTCACCGGCGCTGTGATCAACGTCCGCAGCCATGCTCCCATCTACCCCGCCACCCACTATATCACCCCCAGGGACAAGATGGTGGCCGCCATCGAGGAGATCCGCCAGGAGCTGGATCAGCGGGTGGCCTACTTCGAGGAGCGGGAGATGCTTGTGGAGGCCCAACGCATCAAGCAGCGCACCCTGTACGACATTGAGATGATGCAGGAGCTGGGCTACTGCTCCGGCATCGAGAACTACTCCCGGGTCATCTCGGGCCGCCCGGTGGGGTCGGCCCCCATGACCCTCATCGACTACTTCCCCAAGGACTTCGTCATGTTCATCGACGAGAGCCACGTTACGACTCCCCAGGTCCGGGCCATGTACAACGGCGACCATGCACGGAAGACCACCCTCATCGACTACGGATTTCGCCTGCCCTGCGCCTTCGATAACCGTCCCCTCAAGTTCGAGGAGTTCGAGCAGCGCATCAATCAGGTCATTTACGTCTCGGCTACCCCCGCGGAGTACGAGCGGACACGGTCGGGTCAGATCGTGGAGCAGGTCATCCGCCCCACCGGGCTCCTGGACCCCAAGGTGGAGGTAAGGCCCGTGGAGGGGCAGATCGACGACCTCATCGGTGAGATCAACGAGCGTACCGCCCGGAGCGAGCGGGTGCTGGTCACCACCCTCACCAAGAAAATGGCGGAGGACCTGACCGCCTACCTCAAGAACGCGGGCATCAAGATCCGCTATATGCACCATGATATTGATACCATCCAGCGACAGGAGATCATCCGGGATCTGCGCCTGGGGGTATTCGATGTGCTGGTGGGCATCAACCTCCTGCGAGAGGGCCTTGATCTGCCCGAGGTGAGCTTAGTGGCCATCCTGGACGCCGACAAGGAGGGGTTCCTCCGCAGTGAGACTTCCCTCATCCAGACCATTGGCCGGGCGGCCCGTAACGCAGAGGGCTTGGTCATCATGTACGCCGATAAGATTACCCCCTCCATGCGTGCCGCCATGGATGAGACCGAGCGGAGAAGAAAGCTCCAGGATGAGTTCAACAAAGCCCACGGCATCGTCCCCAAGACTATCATCAAGAGCGTGCGCAACCTCATCGAGATATCCCAGGATGCGGACGGGAACAAGGAGTTCGATTTCAACGCCAAGCAGCTCACCAAGCTCCAGCGCATGGAGGCCATCGCCAAGCTGGAGAAAGAGATGCGCGAGGCCAGCAAGCTCCTGGAGTTCGAGTACGCCGCCATCTTGAGGGACAAGATCATCAAGCTCCGCGGCGAGGGGTACGACAAACATTGA
- the uvrA gene encoding ATPase and DNA damage recognition protein of nucleotide excision repair excinuclease UvrABC (Evidence 2a : Function of homologous gene experimentally demonstrated in an other organism; PubMedId : 11421287, 12145219, 1826851, 2550431, 2843804, 3007478, 6283374, 6310514; Product type e : enzyme), with the protein MLDHIYVKGARENNLKNIDVEIPRDKLVVLTGLSGSGKSSLAFDTIYAEGQRRYVESLSSYARMFLGQMEKPDVDYIDGLSPAISIDQKTTSKNPRSTVGTVTEIYDYLRLLWARVGTPHCPKCGKEIQQQTIDQIIDQVLALPEATRIQILAPVVRARKGEYQKVFEDARKSGYIRARVDGSLYELTEEIKLEKNKKHNIEIVVDRLVIRADIAQRLTDSVETAAALAGGLVIVNIVSEDRDILFSQNYACEDCGISIEELTPRMFSFNNPYGACPTCTGLGSQLKIDPDLIIPNKELSLLDGAITATGWNNIKGDSISRMYFEALSQKYKFKLNTPVKDLPPEVVDIILYGTKGEKLKLTYDRERGQGTLYQAFEGICNNLERRYRETQSDAMRRELEECMSESPCPDCGGKRLKKESLAVTVGDTNIDEFTRKSVVQALGFIDGLELSAQKMLIAERILKEIRERLGFLRSVGLQYLTLNRAAATLSGGESQRIRLATQIGSSLMGVLYILDEPSIGLHQRDNDMLLATMKRLRDLGNTLLVVEHDEDTMRAADYIVDIGPGAGVHGGDVVAVGTAEEVMNTPGSITGDYLSGRRKIPVPTERRKGSGKILTVRGAAENNLREVDVSIPLGTFTCVTGVSGSGKSSLVNEIIFKRLGADLNRMKVRPGKHAALEGEEFLDKVIDIDQSPIGRTPRSNPATYTGLFNDIRELFASTQDAKARGYSSGRFSFNVRGGRCEACAGDGLLKIEMHFLPDIYVPCEVCKGKRYNRETLEVKYKGKNIYEVLDMTVEEALPFFENLPKLYNKLQTLCEVGLGYVKLGQPSTTLSGGEAQRVKLATELSKRSTGSTIYILDEPTTGLHTADVHKLIEVLQQLVDVGNTVLVIEHNLDVIKTADHVIDLGPEGGDGGGYVVCTGTPEDIAACEESYTGRYLKKVLE; encoded by the coding sequence ATGCTGGACCATATTTACGTCAAAGGCGCACGGGAAAATAACCTGAAGAACATCGACGTGGAAATCCCCCGGGACAAGCTGGTGGTGCTCACGGGACTCAGCGGCTCGGGAAAATCCTCCCTGGCCTTTGACACCATTTACGCCGAGGGGCAGCGCCGCTATGTGGAGAGCCTCAGCTCCTATGCCCGCATGTTCCTGGGCCAGATGGAGAAACCCGATGTGGACTATATCGACGGCCTCTCGCCCGCCATCTCCATCGACCAGAAGACCACCTCCAAAAACCCCCGTTCCACTGTGGGCACCGTCACCGAGATATACGACTACCTCCGCCTTCTCTGGGCGAGGGTGGGTACCCCCCACTGCCCCAAGTGCGGCAAGGAGATTCAGCAGCAGACCATTGACCAGATCATTGATCAGGTCCTGGCCCTGCCGGAGGCCACCCGTATCCAGATACTGGCCCCTGTGGTCCGCGCCCGCAAGGGCGAGTACCAGAAGGTCTTTGAGGATGCCCGCAAGTCGGGCTACATCCGCGCCCGGGTGGACGGCTCCCTCTACGAGCTGACCGAGGAGATCAAGCTCGAGAAGAATAAAAAGCATAACATCGAGATCGTGGTGGACCGGCTGGTCATCCGCGCCGATATCGCACAGCGGCTCACCGACTCGGTGGAGACCGCCGCGGCCCTAGCGGGCGGACTGGTTATTGTAAACATTGTCAGCGAGGACCGGGACATCCTTTTCTCCCAGAACTACGCCTGCGAGGACTGCGGCATCTCCATCGAGGAGCTGACTCCCCGCATGTTCTCCTTCAATAACCCCTACGGAGCCTGTCCCACCTGCACCGGTCTGGGCAGCCAGCTCAAGATCGACCCCGACCTCATCATCCCCAACAAGGAGCTCTCCCTTCTGGACGGGGCCATCACCGCCACCGGCTGGAACAACATCAAGGGGGATTCCATCTCCAGGATGTACTTTGAGGCCTTGTCCCAGAAGTATAAGTTCAAGCTCAATACCCCCGTGAAGGATCTGCCCCCTGAGGTGGTGGACATCATCCTCTACGGTACCAAAGGGGAAAAGCTCAAGCTGACCTATGACCGGGAGCGGGGCCAGGGTACACTTTATCAGGCCTTCGAGGGCATCTGCAATAACCTGGAGCGCCGCTACCGGGAGACTCAGTCCGACGCCATGCGCCGGGAGCTGGAGGAGTGCATGAGCGAGAGCCCCTGCCCGGACTGCGGCGGCAAGCGGCTCAAGAAAGAGTCACTGGCTGTCACGGTGGGGGATACCAACATCGACGAATTCACCCGCAAGTCGGTGGTCCAGGCCCTGGGCTTTATCGACGGGCTGGAGCTCTCCGCCCAGAAGATGCTCATTGCCGAGCGGATCTTGAAGGAGATCCGTGAGCGGCTGGGGTTCCTCCGCTCGGTGGGCCTTCAATACCTGACGCTTAACCGCGCGGCCGCCACCCTCTCCGGCGGTGAAAGCCAGCGCATCCGCCTGGCGACCCAAATCGGCTCCTCGCTCATGGGGGTGCTCTATATTCTGGACGAGCCGTCCATCGGCCTCCACCAGCGGGATAACGACATGCTCCTCGCCACGATGAAACGCCTGCGTGACCTGGGCAACACTCTCCTCGTCGTGGAGCACGATGAGGATACCATGCGCGCCGCCGACTATATCGTGGACATCGGCCCCGGCGCGGGGGTCCATGGCGGCGACGTGGTCGCCGTGGGCACCGCCGAGGAGGTTATGAACACCCCGGGCTCCATCACCGGGGATTACCTCTCCGGGCGGAGGAAGATCCCCGTCCCCACAGAGCGGCGAAAGGGGAGCGGCAAGATCCTCACCGTCCGGGGCGCAGCGGAAAATAACCTCCGGGAGGTGGACGTGTCTATTCCCCTGGGCACCTTCACCTGCGTCACCGGCGTGTCCGGCTCGGGCAAGTCGAGCCTGGTGAACGAGATCATCTTCAAGCGCCTGGGGGCCGACCTCAACCGCATGAAGGTTCGCCCCGGCAAGCACGCAGCCTTGGAGGGTGAGGAGTTTTTGGACAAGGTCATCGACATTGACCAGTCCCCCATCGGGCGTACCCCCCGTTCCAACCCCGCCACCTACACGGGCCTCTTCAACGACATCCGGGAGCTTTTCGCCTCTACCCAGGACGCGAAAGCCCGGGGTTACAGCTCGGGCCGGTTCTCCTTCAACGTCCGGGGCGGCCGGTGCGAGGCCTGTGCCGGCGACGGCCTGCTGAAGATAGAGATGCACTTCCTGCCCGACATCTACGTCCCCTGTGAGGTCTGCAAGGGCAAGCGCTATAACCGGGAAACCCTGGAAGTCAAGTATAAGGGCAAGAACATCTATGAGGTGCTGGACATGACGGTGGAGGAGGCCCTGCCCTTCTTCGAGAATCTGCCCAAGCTCTACAATAAGCTCCAGACCCTCTGCGAGGTGGGCCTGGGCTACGTAAAGTTGGGCCAGCCGTCCACCACCCTATCCGGCGGCGAGGCCCAGCGGGTCAAGCTGGCTACCGAGCTCTCCAAGCGGAGCACCGGCAGCACCATCTATATCCTGGACGAGCCCACCACCGGCCTCCATACCGCCGATGTGCACAAGCTCATCGAGGTGCTCCAGCAGCTGGTGGACGTGGGCAACACCGTCCTGGTCATCGAACACAACTTGGACGTCATCAAGACCGCCGACCATGTCATCGACCTTGGCCCCGAGGGGGGCGACGGCGGTGGGTATGTGGTCTGTACCGGCACGCCGGAAGATATTGCGGCCTGTGAGGAGAGCTACACCGGCAGATATCTGAAGAAGGTATTGGAATAG
- a CDS encoding hypothetical protein (Evidence 5 : No homology to any previously reported sequences) has protein sequence MGFCTGTPEDIAACEESYTGRYLKNVLG, from the coding sequence TTGGGGTTCTGTACCGGCACGCCGGAAGATATTGCGGCCTGTGAGGAGAGCTACACCGGCAGATATCTGAAGAATGTACTGGGGTAA
- a CDS encoding conserved exported hypothetical protein (Evidence 4 : Homologs of previously reported genes of unknown function), which produces MRILIEMIVAFLATGGLLCLCWVLFGRLLAPVAGDSVCAVVRSSGAGERLEHDVSGLLWLRAGGLCKSAIVIMDEGLDDEGLAIAAALMKREADIRLCKPEELERCVRG; this is translated from the coding sequence TTGCGTATTTTGATTGAGATGATCGTTGCTTTTCTGGCCACCGGGGGACTGCTGTGCCTGTGCTGGGTCCTCTTCGGGCGGCTGCTGGCCCCTGTGGCGGGGGATAGTGTCTGCGCCGTGGTGCGTTCCTCCGGGGCGGGGGAGCGGCTGGAACACGATGTGTCCGGGCTCCTATGGCTCCGGGCTGGGGGTCTTTGTAAGTCCGCCATCGTCATCATGGACGAGGGGCTGGACGACGAGGGGCTTGCCATTGCCGCGGCCCTAATGAAACGGGAGGCGGACATCCGCCTCTGCAAACCGGAGGAGCTCGAGCGCTGCGTCAGAGGGTGA
- a CDS encoding Helicase, RecD/TraA family: protein MEEEKELQYIEGTVEAVIYQNEENGYTVLKLSAGEQGGITVVGCMPGAAPGEGLTVAGGWMRHASYGEQFKAEHIERRLPAGEKAVFDYLASGAVRGIGASTAKKLVEEFGAETLTILEEEPERLTKIQGITRKRALAIGEEFRQRMGMRRLLEFLGEQGLPLQLAMPLYRRYGNDCLEALRDNPYLLVDEELGVPFSRADDMAIALGMEGDAPQRIEAGLLFELSHNLNNGHSFLPRGKLLGASAQLLNLEEAEGLEEGLEVLVEQGLVVQETTAGEEAIYLFDLYEAECYTAQRLHDMSAAELCPPQDMERILKGIEAEQGITYAPQQKEAVELAARAQVMLLTGGPGTGKTTSLRGVLALFDAMGLETALAAPTGRAAKRLGELCGVEAFTIHRLLETQFDNSTGRLIFAHDEDAPLKADAVIVDETSMVDVTLMRALLAALREDCRLILVGDPDQLPSVGPGNLLSDLIRSGRIPMVRLTEIFRQAAESAIVMNAHGVNRGELPDLRNNKSDFFFLRRKEPQRAAETIVELVRDRLPKNMGIPTEQIQVLSPTRRHTTGTASLNREIQEAVNPAAEGRGERRFGDQVFREGDRVMQVRNNYDVMWRDKGGTGSGMGIFNGDIGRVEQVDSREGTVSVDFDGRMVEYTPDMLGELESAYAVTVHKAQGSEYRAVILAVCDGAPMLLARGVLYTAITRARELFIIVGDDEKVAQMVANNRQQRRYSGLRARLVEME from the coding sequence TTGGAAGAGGAAAAGGAGCTCCAGTACATAGAGGGCACCGTGGAGGCCGTCATCTACCAGAATGAGGAGAACGGCTACACGGTGCTCAAGCTGTCTGCCGGGGAGCAGGGGGGCATTACCGTGGTGGGGTGTATGCCCGGCGCAGCCCCCGGCGAGGGCCTCACCGTGGCGGGGGGATGGATGCGCCATGCCTCATACGGGGAACAATTCAAAGCGGAACACATAGAACGCCGTCTGCCCGCTGGGGAGAAGGCGGTCTTTGACTATCTGGCCTCCGGCGCGGTGCGGGGCATCGGGGCCTCCACGGCCAAGAAACTGGTGGAGGAATTCGGGGCCGAGACGCTCACAATTCTGGAGGAGGAGCCGGAGCGGCTGACCAAGATTCAGGGCATTACCCGCAAGCGGGCTCTCGCCATCGGCGAGGAGTTCCGTCAGCGGATGGGCATGCGCCGACTGCTGGAGTTCTTGGGGGAGCAGGGCCTGCCCCTCCAGCTCGCCATGCCCCTCTACCGCCGCTATGGGAACGACTGCCTGGAGGCCCTGCGGGACAACCCCTACCTGCTGGTGGACGAGGAGCTGGGTGTGCCTTTCTCCCGGGCCGACGATATGGCCATTGCCCTCGGCATGGAGGGGGACGCCCCCCAGCGCATCGAGGCCGGGCTCCTCTTCGAGCTGAGCCACAACCTGAATAACGGCCACTCCTTTCTTCCCAGGGGCAAGCTCCTGGGGGCCTCGGCCCAGCTCCTCAACCTGGAGGAGGCAGAGGGTCTGGAGGAGGGGCTGGAGGTCCTGGTGGAGCAGGGCCTCGTGGTGCAGGAGACCACGGCTGGGGAGGAGGCAATCTACCTCTTCGACCTCTATGAGGCTGAGTGCTACACTGCCCAGCGCCTACACGATATGAGCGCGGCGGAGCTCTGCCCGCCCCAGGACATGGAGCGGATTCTAAAGGGCATCGAGGCCGAGCAGGGCATCACCTATGCCCCCCAGCAGAAGGAGGCGGTGGAGCTGGCGGCCCGGGCCCAGGTCATGCTTCTCACCGGCGGGCCGGGCACGGGTAAGACCACCTCCCTTCGGGGCGTGCTGGCCCTTTTCGACGCGATGGGACTGGAGACTGCCCTGGCCGCTCCCACAGGCCGGGCTGCCAAGCGCCTGGGGGAGCTGTGCGGGGTGGAGGCCTTCACCATCCACCGCCTGCTGGAAACTCAGTTTGATAATTCTACCGGGAGACTGATCTTCGCCCACGATGAGGACGCCCCCCTCAAGGCCGACGCCGTCATTGTGGACGAGACCTCCATGGTGGATGTGACCCTCATGCGGGCACTCCTGGCCGCCCTGCGGGAGGACTGCCGGCTTATTCTGGTGGGAGACCCGGACCAGCTCCCCTCCGTGGGGCCGGGGAATCTGCTCTCCGACCTGATCCGCAGCGGGCGCATCCCAATGGTGCGCCTTACCGAGATTTTTCGTCAGGCCGCCGAGAGCGCCATTGTCATGAACGCCCATGGCGTCAACCGGGGGGAGCTGCCCGACCTGCGCAACAACAAGTCCGACTTCTTTTTCCTCCGCAGGAAGGAGCCCCAGCGGGCCGCAGAGACCATCGTAGAGCTGGTGCGGGACCGCCTCCCCAAGAACATGGGTATCCCCACGGAGCAGATTCAGGTCCTGTCGCCCACTCGCCGCCACACCACCGGGACGGCCTCCCTCAACCGGGAGATCCAGGAAGCGGTAAATCCCGCCGCCGAGGGCAGGGGGGAGCGGCGCTTCGGTGACCAGGTCTTCCGTGAGGGGGACCGGGTCATGCAGGTACGCAATAATTATGATGTGATGTGGCGGGATAAGGGCGGCACCGGCTCCGGTATGGGTATCTTCAATGGAGACATCGGCCGGGTGGAGCAGGTGGACAGCCGGGAGGGGACGGTCAGCGTGGACTTCGACGGCCGCATGGTGGAGTACACCCCGGACATGCTGGGGGAGCTGGAGAGCGCCTACGCCGTCACCGTTCACAAGGCTCAGGGCAGCGAGTACCGGGCGGTAATTTTGGCCGTCTGTGACGGAGCTCCCATGCTCCTGGCCCGGGGCGTGCTCTATACCGCCATCACCCGTGCCCGTGAGCTTTTCATCATCGTGGGGGACGACGAAAAGGTGGCCCAGATGGTGGCGAACAACCGCCAGCAGAGGCGCTACTCCGGCCTGCGGGCAAGGTTGGTGGAGATGGAATGA
- a CDS encoding conserved hypothetical protein (Evidence 4 : Homologs of previously reported genes of unknown function) gives MNDRTHLSIRMDAELHDKFQYVAEYEGRSMSKQVLQLILGCVRDFEKEHGPIRDEDLK, from the coding sequence ATGAACGACCGCACCCACCTAAGCATCCGTATGGATGCCGAGCTCCACGACAAGTTTCAGTACGTTGCCGAATATGAAGGCCGCTCCATGAGCAAGCAGGTGCTGCAGTTGATCCTTGGCTGCGTCCGCGACTTCGAAAAGGAGCATGGTCCCATCCGGGACGAGGACCTGAAATGA
- a CDS encoding ComF family protein yields the protein MSTPLSAFLDLLFPPKCAFCGRLLKRGERGLCAKCQASLPWLTGPAAEQKGEFYRVCVSPLRYQGEVRASIHRYKFKGGQGYAGLYGALVAQCVKDHLAGEYDLITWVPLSDKRRRERGYDQAFLLAQAAALELDTAAVELLRKCRHTDAQSGVKGEAERRANILGAYEVVDGELAEGKRVLLIDDVVTTGSTLSECARALRTAGAKEVVCATLAQAKHER from the coding sequence ATGAGCACACCGCTGTCGGCTTTTCTTGACCTCCTCTTTCCGCCCAAGTGCGCCTTCTGCGGAAGGCTCCTCAAGCGGGGGGAACGAGGACTCTGTGCCAAGTGCCAGGCCTCCCTGCCCTGGCTCACCGGCCCTGCCGCCGAGCAAAAAGGGGAGTTCTATAGGGTCTGCGTCTCCCCGCTGCGCTACCAGGGGGAGGTGCGCGCGTCCATCCACCGCTATAAATTCAAGGGGGGACAGGGCTACGCCGGTCTGTACGGCGCTTTGGTGGCCCAGTGCGTGAAGGACCATTTGGCGGGGGAGTACGACCTCATCACCTGGGTGCCCCTCTCGGACAAGCGTAGGCGGGAGCGTGGGTACGACCAGGCTTTTCTCCTGGCCCAGGCCGCCGCGCTGGAGCTGGACACCGCGGCGGTAGAGCTGCTGCGCAAATGCCGCCATACCGACGCTCAGTCCGGCGTGAAGGGGGAAGCCGAGCGCCGGGCCAATATCCTGGGCGCGTATGAGGTAGTGGACGGGGAGCTTGCCGAGGGCAAGCGCGTCCTCCTTATCGACGACGTGGTCACCACCGGCTCGACCCTCTCCGAGTGCGCCCGCGCGCTGCGCACCGCCGGTGCAAAGGAAGTGGTCTGCGCGACCCTGGCCCAGGCGAAACACGAGCGATAG
- a CDS encoding hypothetical protein (Evidence 5 : No homology to any previously reported sequences) has translation MPRASASSLSTTWSPPARPSPSAPARCAPPVQRKWSARPWPRRNTSDSGLGTYRAKRFAFDMTVKSPESISGDLSKSWCSAKARFCGAYLGNN, from the coding sequence TTGCCGAGGGCAAGCGCGTCCTCCTTATCGACGACGTGGTCACCACCGGCTCGACCCTCTCCGAGTGCGCCCGCGCGCTGCGCACCGCCGGTGCAAAGGAAGTGGTCTGCGCGACCCTGGCCCAGGCGAAACACGAGCGATAGCGGACTCGGTACATACCGCGCCAAGCGTTTTGCCTTTGACATGACCGTGAAATCGCCTGAATCCATTTCGGGCGATTTGAGTAAAAGCTGGTGCTCCGCAAAAGCGCGCTTTTGCGGAGCGTACCTGGGAAATAATTAA